CGCGGATGGGTGGACAGCGACCCTCGCATGAGGCTATATGACTTTTTCTTCACCGACCTGTTCCGCAAACAGGCGCACGTCCGCAGCGCTGAAGTGGAGGAACTCATGGGCATGCTTCGCGACCCGTTCGGGGCGATCCGTTCGACAGCGGGCGCAATAGCCAATGCCGATTTCAAATTCAAACCTGCCAAAGACAGCAAAGGCAACAAACTCGAGCTGACCCAAAGCACAAAAAATGCACTCATGCATGCATCCGACCGCAAGGCAAGGCAAACCGCATGGGAAAATTACAACGACAAATATCTGGAATTCAAAAACACACTGGCAGGCAACCTCGCCGCTTCGATCAAATCCAATGTCTTCAACATGAAGGCGCGCGATTTCAAATCCTCGCTCGAAGCGACTCTTTTCAACGGCAATGTGCCCGTGGAGATGTTCCACAATCTGCTCAACATCTTCCAGAAGAACCTGCCCATGTGGCACAAATATTGGCGCATCCGCCGCAAGGCACTGGGCGTGAAGGTTCTGCATCCCTACGATATTTGGGCGCCGCTCACCACCAAGAAACACAAAGTCCCCTTTGAAACCGCCGTGGATTGGATCTGCGAAGGTCTCGCACCCATGGGCGATGAATATGTGAACGTGATGCGCAAAGGCTGCCTTGAAAACCGCTGGGTGGATCGAGCTCCCAATGCCGGAAAACGAGAAGGCGCCTTCTCGACACGCGTCCCCAGCGACACGCATCCCTTCATTATGATGAGCTACACCGACGACATCGGCTCGATGAGCACGCTCTCACATGAACTCGGTCACTCCATGCATGCCTGGTACGCCAGCCGCGCCCAGCCAATGATGTACTATCTTTATCCCTCCATCGTTGCAGAAACCGCATCGAATTTCAACCAGGCAATGACCCGCGCTCATTTGCTCAAAACGAAAAGGGATAAATACTTCCAGATCGCGTTGCTTGAGGAAGCGATGAGCAACTTCCATCGTTACTTCTTCATCATGCCGACGCTCGCCCGCTTCGAACTTGCGACTCACGAACGCGCCGAAAAGGGACAGCCTCTCACCGCCGACTACATGAACAACCTGATGGCGGACATTTTCAGCGAAGGATACGGCGGCGAAATGAACGTGGACCGAGACCGGGTCGGCATTACCTGGGGAACCTTCACCACGCATCTCTACATCGACTATTACTCGTTCCAGTACGCGATCGGAATCTCCGCCGCAAACGCCATCGCCAAACGCGTGCTGGATGGTGTCCCCGGCGCCGCGCAGGATCACATCAACTTCCTCAAGACGGGTTCGTCCATGTCGCCCATGGATGTGTACAAGACTGCCGGGATCGACATGACCTCCTCCCAACCCATCGAAGAGGCGTTCACAGTCCTCGAAGAATACATTGACCGTTTGGGTGAATTGACAAGTTAACAACCAGGCTCCAAAATCTTCTAGGTCTGAAAGACTTCGAAGAATTTTCATCTTGACAAATAGACAAACTTCTATATAATAACCGTATGAAAGTCGACCCGGTCCTCTTCGCCAAAGCCATCGCAGACGAAACCCGTCAAAGAATCATGAGCGAGTGTTGCTGTTGTGAACTCTCGGTCAGTGGCATCGTCGAAAAGATCGGCTATTCCCAGCCGACCATCTCGCATCACCTCGCCATCCTGCGCGATGCAGGCTTGGTTAATGTGCGCGAAGAAGGCAAGCAAACGTTCTACACCCTCAACCAGGAGCGCATCGCATTCTGCTGCGGGCAGATCATGGTCAAGTTCGCGCCAGAATCGGTTGCCACTGAAAACCTGTTGAAAACCATCAAGGCATAACCGGGATACGTCCACGGCCGGGACGATCCCGTTTTTTGCGGCAAAAATGATAGATAAACTTCTATATGAAAGGAGAAACCCCATGAACGAATTACCGGTCGTCCAGTGTTGTGATGGTGAATGTGAAGGCGGCAGCTGCGGTTGCGGCTGTTGCTAATCTAGGTAACTCTGCTTGCCTCCCGGCAGGCAGAGAGAACTTGTTGACGAAAAAATTTTTACTGGTATTCATAGACAACTTTCTATCAAAAAGGAGAAACAATGACAGAATCACCCACCCCCATCCATGCTACTGTCCGCGAACATTATGCCGAGCGGATTAAGAGCAGCGCCTCGTGCTGCGGCGACAGTTGCTGCTCCACCGACAGCAGACTCTACCCTGTGGATTTGCTTGCCACGATCCCAGCCGATGTATCAAACACCAGCTACGGCTGCGGCGACCCGATCACATTGGCTGCCCTCCAACCCGGCGAAATCGTCCTTGACCTTGGCTCCGGCGCAGGACTCGATTGCCTATTGGCTGCCCAGAAAGTTGGCGAGACAGGACGCGTGATCGGCGTAGACATGACTCCCGAGATGATCGATCGTGCCCGGGCAAATGCGAAGCGCGTCAACGCAACGAACGTTGAATTCCGCCAGGGGTATCTCGAGAATCTGCCCGTCGAAACTGGCATGGTTGACGTCATCATTTCGAACTGCGTCATAAACCTCTCGCCAGACAAGGAAAAGGTCTTCACCGAAGCATTCCGTGTGCTCAAACCCGGCGGCAAACTCGCCGTCTCAGATATCGTCACCGATGGCGAACTGCCCGAACTCGTCAGAAATAGCTTGAGCGCCTGGGCAGGCTGTGTGGCTGGCGCAGTCGAAGCCAAAGAATATATCGCCATGATGGAAGCGGTCGGCTTCACAGATATATCGATCAAGCCCGTCTTCTTCGATAAGGAAACCGTGGATGGAGCTTTGGATGAAATGAAACTGGATGTCACTGAATATCCACGAGATGCTATTTACAAAGCGGTGTACAGCGCCAAGATCACGGCATATAAACCTGCTTAATTTCCACCGAAAAAACGGGCAGACTTGGTCTGCCCGTTTTTTCGTTTAATCATGATTTCCCTCATCTTGACAGTGCAAAGTTTCGGAGGTAAAAACAAACCGACCAGTCGGTTTTATTCCGTTAAAGGACCGGCGAGGTTTTGAAAGATATAAATGCAACAGCGAAGCGAAGAAACCCGTTCAAAGATCATGGCATCCGCGATCAATCTGTTTTCCAGCCGCGGGTACAATGCCGCCAGCGTGGACGACATTTGTGCCGATGCAGGCATCAGCAAAGGCGCGTTCTATCATCATTTCAAGACCAAACAAGAGCTCTTCCTCGCATTGCTCGACGGCTGGTTGAAAACCATCGATAACGCCATCGAAGCCTCAAAGGATAAGACCGTCCCTGAGACGTTCATGCAGATCACAGAGGCTTTCCCCTATATTTTCGCAACTGCAAACGAAGGCTTGCCCATGTTCCTCGAATTTTGGCTGCAAGCCAGCCGAGATGAAAAGATCTGGCAGGCAAGCGTCAAGCCCTATCGGCGCTATCACAAATACTTCACCGATCTGATCAAAAAAGGTGTGGATGAAGGTTCGTTCGTCGAAGTAAATCCTGAGTTGACCTCGCGCATGATCATCTCTACCGCCATGGGCTTGTTGCTGCAAAGCCTGATGGATCCCAAAGGCGCGAAATGGGAAAAGGTCGCGCGTGACAGCACGACCATGTTGGTTGAAGGTATGTTGAAGAAATAGGAAAGTTATATGTGGTTAGTCACTGGCGCAACGGGACACGTAGGAAACGTCCTCGTTAGAAAACTTTTGGAGCGTGGGGAAAAGGTCCGGGCGTTGATCCTGCCGGGCGAATGCCGCGAACCCATTTCGGGATTAAGAGTCGAGGCGGTGGAAGGCGATGTCATGAACGCCGATGCAGTCTTCGAATCCATGCGGGGCGTGAAAGGCGTCTTCCATCTTGCGGGTGTGATCTCGATCATGCCGGGACCCAATCCGCATGTGAGAAAAGTCAACGTGGAAGGGACGAAGAATGTGATCCGCGCGGCGATTGAACATGGAAAGAAGTTGATCTACACCTCGTCCATTCATGCGATCCAACGCGTGGAAGAAGGCGTGATCGACGAAAGTGTGCCGTATGACATGAACAATCCGTATGGCGCATATGACCGCTCGAAAGCAGAAGCAACTCTCGAGGTATTGAACGCGGCTCAAACCGGACTGGATGCCGTAGTGACTTGCCCAACCGGCGTGATCGGTCCGTATGATTTTCGCGGATCGATGATGGGGGCGGTCATCCACGATGCGGCGACGGCAAGACCTACCCTTTACGTGGACGGCGCTTATGATTTTGTGGATGTGCGCGATGTGGCAGAGGGTTTGATCTCTGCCGCCGAGAATGGCAAGCGCGGCGAAAGTTATATTTTATCGGGGCAAAAAATTTCTGTGCGGTATTTGCTCGAGACCGTGCGGGAAATCACCGGTAGAAATTTCTTCCAAATGAAAATTCCATTCGACCTTGCTAAATTTGCGGCGATCTTCACGCCGATGTATTACCAACTTGCGCATGAGACGCCGCGCTTTACGCCGTATTCGCTGGAGGTTTTGAAGAGCAATTCGAACATCAGCCATGCAAAGGCAACAAGAGAGTTAGGCTATCACCCGCGCTCACTGCACGAATCGATTCGAGATGCGGTGAAGTGGTTTTTGGATAAAAGATAGTTAAAAAGCAACCAGCGATCAAACAAAGAAAGAAAACCCGATAAGAACACAAAATCGAAAGAGGAAAACATGAAAATCGTAACAGACTGCGCGGCGGATATGTCGAATGAGGAGTTGGAGCAGCTTGGCGTTGTGCAAGCCCCCCTGTTCATCCAATTTCCGGAAGGCGAAATGAATTCGGCGGATATTTCTGCCGATGATTTCTACAACCGATTGGAGGCGATGCGTCCGCAGATCCCGACGACGGCGCAGCCTTCGAGCGGCATCTTTGCGGAGTTGTATCGCAAACTGGCGCAAAAGGATAGGAACATCTTTTCCATTCATATTTCATCCGGGTTGAGCGGCACGATCAACTCGGCGCGTGATGGCGGCGAGCAGGTGAAGGGCGAAGCGAACGTCAGCTTTTGGGACACGCTGACCCTCTCTGGCGGCGAACGTTTTCAAGTGTTGGCGGCAGCATTGGCTGATAGAGCGGGATGGGCAATGGATAAGATCCATGAGCGGCTGACAAGAATCCGCGAGAAGACCGAGGTTATTTACACACTGGATACGCTCGAATATCTTGCCCGCGGCGGTCGCATTGGTCGCGTGCAAGCCATGGCTGGCGCCTTGCTCAACCTCAAACCTGTTATCCGCGTGGACACAGACGGCAAGTACAGCACCGTTGCCAAGGGGCGCTCCATCGCCAAATCGATATCCATCATTGCAGATCACCTGGTGGAGAAATACGGAAATACCCCACTCTGGGTCACCATCCTGCACGGACGTTTTGCCGAGAAAGCTGATCACATCGCCGAAGAATTCAAGCAAAAACTGAACATTGCCAAACTCGAGGTTCAGCGCATCTCGCCCGTCCTGGGTGTGCATACAGGTCCCGGCATCGTGGGAGCCGCTGCCGTACCGATGGAATTGATGGGAGATTTCGTCTAAACCGGTCGACAAGCCAAGAGTTCCTATGATTTGGCGCTCATATTCGTCTTGTGTCAATGCAGCATGCGCTATTGACAAAGACTCCTTTTTGAGTATTCTAGGTATACAGAATCGTTTATTGATGCACGGAATCTAGAGGAGTGAGGTTGAAATGATCAGGAAAATCATCATTGTTCTGGCGCTAATGACGTTGGTTCTGACACCTACACTGAGCGTTAAAGCCTGGTATAACTGCGGCGGCTACATTACCGTCCAATGGGGCGATACATTGAGCGGCCTGGCAGCCATGTGCGGGACGACCGTGGAAGCCGTTCGGTCTGCGAATCCCGGGCTCGGTTGGTGGCTGTATGCCGGGCAGGTCATCTATCTTCCATCCGGGTACGCAAGCCAGCCTGTTTATAATCCTTATCCGACGGGAAATACGTATATCGTCCAGCCGGGTGATACGCTGGCGATCATTGCAGCCAGATATGGGATGACGGTTTACGACCTTTGGGCTGCCAACCCGCAAATCTGGAATCCGAGTTTGATCTATGTGGGGCAGGCGATCAACATACCGGTTTCATACGCGCCTCCTCCCCCTCCCGTGGTATATCCTGCTCCCTATCCCATTCCTTCCTATCCCACCTCCATCCCGCCGGGATCGAACACATTAAAGATCACCTACAAAAAGGGGCTTATCGTTAGAGACAGCCCGGGCGGGGACATCATCGGATGGGCAACGTATGACGAATATAAAGAATGGTGCTATTACCCGGGCAGCATCACAAAGGATTCAGTTGGCAAGGTATGGGTACAGGTCGATCTCAATCCGCCCCAGCACGGTTATACAACCGGTTGGATTCTCGTCAAAGACCAATATGGAGGGTATTTTACAAGCCTTACCCTCGATTGGTAATCGAAACAAATACCATCGATCAACAAGCAGGTCGTGCTGATACCCGAATCGGATGTATGGCGCGACCTGCTTTCTTATGCCGAAAACTTTTTTGCCTTGGCAATCCGCTCGCCCAAGGGCGGATGGGAATAGAACATGAAGACCACCCATTTCTCCGGGTCGATCTCGCCCAGGTTTTGATTTGCAAGCCGGGTAAAGGCTGAGGCGAACGCTTCATTCCTGCCGGTGGAAGCCAAAGCGTAATCGTCCGCCATGCGTTCGCGCCAGCGGGATATTGCGTTATCAACCGGCATGGTGAACAAACCAAATGCTCCGAGAATCAACCCCAAGGCAGGCATGGCGGCAGGATCACTGACACCGGAAAACCCAAGAGAGCCAACCGCCCAATTCATTCCCAGGGAAGCGAGATAAAAACAGAGAGCCGTCATCACCGTGCCGAATGCGATCAGAAATGGAATGTCCTTGTGAACATGATGTCCCAATTCGTGGGCAAGAACCGTTTCGATCTCATCGGGTGTGAATTCGTTGATGAGGGTATCACCGAGTATGATTCGGCGCGTATTGCCGATTCCGGTCAAGGCGGCGTTCGCGGCTTTGGTGCGCCGTGACATGTCAAACTTGAAGACGCCCTTCACTTTCGTATTGGCGCGCCTGGCAAGATCAAGCAGACGATCTTCAAGGTCCTTGTGTTCGTCACCAAGCGGAACGTATTTATTGAAAAACGGCATGATGACCACAGGTGCCAGATGCGAAAGGAGGACGTTGAAAAGCAAAAGTCCGCCTGCCGCCCAAAGCCACCAGGCTTCTCCTGTCAGGCGAAGCGCGAGATACAACAACTCCAGCAGGATCAAACCGATGGGCGCTCCGATCGCCAAACCTTTGAACTGGTCCACGAACCAATCCTTGAGCGATTGGTTGGATTGCCCGAAACGATGCGGCAGGACGAAGCCGCTGTAATATCCGAGGGGAAAGTTGAGAACTGAGTAGATTCCCCCAAAGATGAGGACAAATAAAGCTACAAGCAGCCATTCATTCGACGTTTTGGAGGCCAGCCAATCGCGGACAGAAATGCTCCAGCCAAAGGTAAGCCAGGCAAGGGCGTAGACGGCGCTAAAGGTTGTATCGACCAGCCACAGTCGGCGGCGGATGCGGGCATATTCTTTCGCCTTTTTTTGACGTTCAGGATCGAGTGTGGTTTCCATGAAACGACCATCCTCATCACAACGAAAGTCTTGACTCTATAACAATGGCAAGGTGTAAGTTCGTTAAAGCATCAGACAACCGGCAAGTTGGTCCTTGTCTGCTCAACATAAATATTCAAAAAAATATTATACACTCCCCGGATATATAATTAAAGGTATGGCAGCCTCAACCAGACAACCCACCGGCATGACCGGCTTCACCATCGTCTGGGCGGGCCAGTTGATCTCCGTCCTCGCTTCCAGCATGACCCAATTTGCGCTCACCATCTGGGCGTATCAGGAGACGGGCAGCGCCACGTCTTTGGGAATCATCAACACAGCTTTCATCGTGCCATTTCTCCTGCTCTCACCGATTGCAGGCGTGATGGTGGACCGGCATAACCGCAAACTCATGATGATGGTCAGTGACCTGACAGCCGTGCTTGCCACAAGCGGAATCCTCATCTTGCAAGCGATGGGCAGCCTTGAAATATGGCATTTGTATATCGCCGCCGTCATCAACGGACTTGGCAATACCTTCCAATGGCCCGCGTATTCCGCGGCGATCAGCACGATGGTGCCGAAGGACAATTACAGCCGTGCAAATGGGATGATGTCGCTGGTCGAGTCGGGACCTGCCGTGCTTGCCCCAATCTTTGCCGGGGTGCTGCTTCCCATCATCACCCTGACCGGTATTCTCGTCATCGATGTGGCGACCTTTTTCATTGCCATTATCGCTCTCACGCTTGTAATCGTCCCTCAACCGGAGAAAACCGTCGAAGGTCAAGCCGGAAGCGGATCTATCTTTAAAGAGGCCTTATACGGCTTCAAATACATCTTTGCCCGGCGCGGACTACTCGGTTTGTTGATATTTTTCATTGTATTGAATTTTGTGATCGGAATATCCATTTCATTATTTTCTCCGTTCATCCTGGAGCGCACGGACCAGAGCAGCGAAATGCTCGGCATTGTCACTTCGGCAAATGCGATCGGCGCTGTCATTGGCGGGCTGCTCATCGGTTTATGGGGCGGATTCAAGAAGCGTATGAACAGCATCTTCCTCGGCGAAGCGCTGACAGGGTTATTCCTTTTGGTCATTTTTGGGTTGGGACGAAGCCTGCCGGTCTGGATCATCGGCGTAGTCATCGGCGGTATCTTTCCCATTTTCACCAATGGGGCAAGTCAAGCCATCTGGCAGGCAAAGGTCGCCCCCGATGTGCAGGGACGGGTCTTCTCCGCGCGGCGAATGATCGCCTGGTCGGTGGGACCGATCACCCCGATCATTGCGGGCCTGCTCGCGGATTATGTCACCGAGCCGATGATGCTCGGCGACACATGGCTGGCAAATACTTTCGGCTGGATGGTCGGAACGACGCCCGGCTCCGGCATGGCGCTGCAACTGGTCCTCACAGGAATCTTATACATCGCCGTGGCAGTGTTCACTTATCTGTTCGTCCCGCACGTCCGCAATTTGGAGGCGGAACTTCCCGACCATGACCAAATGAAAAAGGCGGAGGCAGCATAATGATCGAACTTCATTCTGAAAACTATGAACGTATCCGTCCGCTCTTGCTGGGCATGGACTTTCACCTTATCGGTCGGTCCATCCTCGCCAAAAAGACACCCGCACAGATTTTTGTAGATAATGCCGAAGCGCCAAAATCCCTTTTCTCAAAGGCAGGTCATCGATTCATTTTGGCGGGTAATACTATGCTCGACAGCTTCAATCAATTCATCCAAACGCATTTCATCGAAACAATCTTTCCGCAAGCCGAGGCAAAAGGCTTGGATGGATTCTTGATTTATTATGACAACAAGGCATGGGAAGAAAAGATGGGGTTTCTGATCCAAGGCAAAGAGACCATCCATGCAAACCGCGAATACTATGCCTGCAAAGATGTGAAGCATGATCGGCGCAGCATCCTGCTGGGCGATTTCCAAATCAAACCAGTAGACGCTGATCTTCTATCCGTTCCCAATCTCAAACATCTCGAAACACTCAAAGAAGAGATGATGTCCGAACGCCCCACTGTAGATGATTTTCTCGCCAAGAGCTTTGGAGTGTGCGCCGTTCATAACAATGAACTCGTGGGCTGGTGTCTCTCCGAATACAATGCGGAATGCCGCTGTGAGATCGGCATTGAGACCACCAGTGACTACCGTCAACGCGGCATTGCCACTGCACTCACGCTTGCATTTCTCGAATACGCTTTTTCACACGGCATCACCGAAGTCGGCTGGCACTGTTTCAAGCGCAACGAAGCGTCTGCAAAGACCGCTCTCAAGGCAGGCTTTGATAAAGTCTGCGATTACAAGTCCTTCATTGTTTTGCTCAAGGAGTAAGAATGAAATTCTCAATGCGCCCCTACCGCAATGAAGAAGATTACTGGCGAATGCGCCAATTCCTGCGCGAGGTCATGATGCTGAATGATCTACATCAATACAGCTGGCACGTTGCACGGCTCGACTACTGGTGGTGGTTCGCCAACCCCGATATTGAGAAAATCGATCCAGAACAAGCCATCTTCATTTGGGAAGCAGAAAAAGGAGAAATTGCCGCCGTGCTCAATCCCGAAGGGAAAGGGCAAGCCTATCTGCAAATCCACCCGAAATATCGCACACCTGAACTCGAAGAAGAACTGATCGTCACAGCCGAAGAGCACTTCAAGCACCCGAACCGCGAAGGCAGAATGCGCGTCTTGGTCTTTGCGGATTCAAAAGACGCAATGCGACACGAAATTCTAAAACGACGCGGCTACCAAAAAGTAGAAAGACCCGAAACGAACGAAACGATACACATCTTCCCGCTTGCCAATGAGATCAAAGATGTAAAAACACCCGAAGGCTTCACCATCCGCGCGCTTGGGCATGGACTGGAATTGCTTGAGCGTTGTTACGCCTCGGGGCTTGGCTTTCATAAAGACGATATCAACACTGCGCGAGAAAATCGCGACGACCCAAGCTGGTATCACCACATTCAATCCGCGCCGCTCTATCGCCGCGACCTCGACATCGTTGCCATCGCCAATGACGGTTCCATTGCCGCCTTCTGCACCGCCTGGTTCGACGATGTCACCCGCACGGCATACTTCGAACCGGTTGCCACTGTTCCCAAGCATCAACGACATGGACTCGGTAAAGCTGTCCTTACCGAAGGTTTGAAGCGGCTCAAAATAATGGGCGCAAAGATCGCCACCGTGGGCGGATATTCAGACGAAGCAAACGGATTGTATTTCTCCGTCTTCGGAAGAGAATTTGACTTGCTTCAGCCGTGGGAAAAATTTTTTAATTGAAAAGGTGACTGTCACTTCGTAAGTAACAGTCACCTCGCTTCTTTCTCACCGACAATTGATTCTGTCTACCCAGCCTTTGCCTGCTCCCCAGCCAACAACGCGATCACTTCCTCCGACCTCATCACCTGACCATACGATTTCAATGCCGCTAAAAATGCCTTGTGAACATGATCCGCCGGGATGAGCGTGCTGTTGAATTCAAGATCGCGCGTGGCACAGGCATCTTCCGCAACGATGACCTTAAAGCCGAAGTCCGCAGCGGCGCGGGCGGTGGCATCCACGCACATATGGGTCATCATGCCGGTGATGACCACGCGCTCGATATCCCACTCTTTCAGCATTTCCAATAGATTCGTCTCGCGAAAGGAATTGGGATAATGCTTGTACACGATCGGTTCACCCTCAAAATGTGCCACGGCATCGTGAATGTCCGAACCTTCGGTGCCGCGGATAAAAAATGCCGCATCGGGTTTCAAGGCAATATGTTGAATGTGGATGTGATGTCCGCCATGCTCGCGAAAGCATTGCAAAATGGAGTAGGCTTTCTTTGCCGCTTCGAGCGGGTTGACCAGTTCCTTCTTCCCACCAGGAAAGTAGTCTTTTTGAATATCGATGATCAGCAGGGCTGTTTTCATGAAAGGTTCCTTTCATTTCTTGACATCGAAGGCGGTATGCTTTTAAGGAAATCGTCTGCCTGCCGCTTCAAATGGAGTTTTTCGGCATTTGAAATCACCCACTCAAAATCTGACCTGGCTTCCACCACTCTTCCCAACTCAACACACGCCTTCCCCCTGCCCAAATGGAGCCGCGCCTCCCGTGGATTGATTTCGATGGCGCGGGTGAACAATGTCACAGCGGATTCGAAGTCCCGGTTGACGAGGCAGGCTTCGGCGAGTCCTTGAAGCGCGAGAGCATTGCGGGGATTCTTGTCGAGGACGCGTCCGTAGTAATCCTTCGCCCAATCCAGATTATCCTGATACAAAACCAGGTTGACATCCACCATCGCAAGCGATTCCTCCGGCGATAAGCCCACCGCCAGGTCCTGATCTGCATGCGCGGAATCGAGATCGCCCAGCCGAAAATGCGCAAGCGAGCGTACGACGTAAAAAAGCGGCATGCGCGAATGCAGTGAAACGGCTTTGTTGAAATTTTCGAGCGCAGGTTGGTATTCACCGCGTTCCAACAACAGCGAGCCGCGGTCGAAATACGGCACAGCCCAATCCGGGTTGAGCGCCTGCGCCTGGACGAACCGCTCGAGAGCGGCGTCGTATTCCTTGTTGAGCAGGTGAATCTCCCCGCGAAGTTCGAGCGCAAGCAGGTGACTCTGGTTTAGTTTCAAGGCGCGTTCCACATCGGCGACCGCCCGTTCCCCGTGACCGATGGCTAAAAAACAACCAGCGCGCGTGATGTAATTGTTGATATTCCCCGGCTGGCGTTCGATCTCGGTTATGTAAAGTTGGGCTGCGCGTTCATAATCGCCCTGCAAATAATAATACGCAGCGCGTTTGAAAAACCAGGCAAGACCGAGGTTGACATTCCTGAGAGCGGTTCGGTTCAATGTGCTGATGGAGAATGCAATCAGAACGCAGAAGAACAAAAGGACATAATCGAGGGTAAGGATCCCGAAAACGATCAAAAGAATCAGAATTGGGATCCCGACGATGAGCGCGATCTGATCCGCCCGTGTCTTGCCGAACAGCCATTCCATGGCGGCGTGCAGGATGTTCCCGCCGTCCAGCGGATAGACAGGCA
This portion of the Anaerolineales bacterium genome encodes:
- a CDS encoding TetR/AcrR family transcriptional regulator, whose protein sequence is MQQRSEETRSKIMASAINLFSSRGYNAASVDDICADAGISKGAFYHHFKTKQELFLALLDGWLKTIDNAIEASKDKTVPETFMQITEAFPYIFATANEGLPMFLEFWLQASRDEKIWQASVKPYRRYHKYFTDLIKKGVDEGSFVEVNPELTSRMIISTAMGLLLQSLMDPKGAKWEKVARDSTTMLVEGMLKK
- the arsM gene encoding arsenite methyltransferase, with protein sequence MTESPTPIHATVREHYAERIKSSASCCGDSCCSTDSRLYPVDLLATIPADVSNTSYGCGDPITLAALQPGEIVLDLGSGAGLDCLLAAQKVGETGRVIGVDMTPEMIDRARANAKRVNATNVEFRQGYLENLPVETGMVDVIISNCVINLSPDKEKVFTEAFRVLKPGGKLAVSDIVTDGELPELVRNSLSAWAGCVAGAVEAKEYIAMMEAVGFTDISIKPVFFDKETVDGALDEMKLDVTEYPRDAIYKAVYSAKITAYKPA
- the pepF gene encoding oligoendopeptidase F; protein product: MPVPLPRARVKKSQTWNAESVFASPEAFDAEVKSLLESLPDARKFQGHLGNSIDTFLEAMKTMDVLDQRSSRVRVYANLSNAVDANDELGAAMNGKAMSALAQVGAAVSFLEPELLAIGEAKLRGWVDSDPRMRLYDFFFTDLFRKQAHVRSAEVEELMGMLRDPFGAIRSTAGAIANADFKFKPAKDSKGNKLELTQSTKNALMHASDRKARQTAWENYNDKYLEFKNTLAGNLAASIKSNVFNMKARDFKSSLEATLFNGNVPVEMFHNLLNIFQKNLPMWHKYWRIRRKALGVKVLHPYDIWAPLTTKKHKVPFETAVDWICEGLAPMGDEYVNVMRKGCLENRWVDRAPNAGKREGAFSTRVPSDTHPFIMMSYTDDIGSMSTLSHELGHSMHAWYASRAQPMMYYLYPSIVAETASNFNQAMTRAHLLKTKRDKYFQIALLEEAMSNFHRYFFIMPTLARFELATHERAEKGQPLTADYMNNLMADIFSEGYGGEMNVDRDRVGITWGTFTTHLYIDYYSFQYAIGISAANAIAKRVLDGVPGAAQDHINFLKTGSSMSPMDVYKTAGIDMTSSQPIEEAFTVLEEYIDRLGELTS
- a CDS encoding winged helix-turn-helix transcriptional regulator codes for the protein MKVDPVLFAKAIADETRQRIMSECCCCELSVSGIVEKIGYSQPTISHHLAILRDAGLVNVREEGKQTFYTLNQERIAFCCGQIMVKFAPESVATENLLKTIKA
- a CDS encoding LysM peptidoglycan-binding domain-containing protein yields the protein MIRKIIIVLALMTLVLTPTLSVKAWYNCGGYITVQWGDTLSGLAAMCGTTVEAVRSANPGLGWWLYAGQVIYLPSGYASQPVYNPYPTGNTYIVQPGDTLAIIAARYGMTVYDLWAANPQIWNPSLIYVGQAINIPVSYAPPPPPVVYPAPYPIPSYPTSIPPGSNTLKITYKKGLIVRDSPGGDIIGWATYDEYKEWCYYPGSITKDSVGKVWVQVDLNPPQHGYTTGWILVKDQYGGYFTSLTLDW
- a CDS encoding DegV family protein, coding for MKIVTDCAADMSNEELEQLGVVQAPLFIQFPEGEMNSADISADDFYNRLEAMRPQIPTTAQPSSGIFAELYRKLAQKDRNIFSIHISSGLSGTINSARDGGEQVKGEANVSFWDTLTLSGGERFQVLAAALADRAGWAMDKIHERLTRIREKTEVIYTLDTLEYLARGGRIGRVQAMAGALLNLKPVIRVDTDGKYSTVAKGRSIAKSISIIADHLVEKYGNTPLWVTILHGRFAEKADHIAEEFKQKLNIAKLEVQRISPVLGVHTGPGIVGAAAVPMELMGDFV
- a CDS encoding NAD-dependent epimerase/dehydratase family protein; the protein is MWLVTGATGHVGNVLVRKLLERGEKVRALILPGECREPISGLRVEAVEGDVMNADAVFESMRGVKGVFHLAGVISIMPGPNPHVRKVNVEGTKNVIRAAIEHGKKLIYTSSIHAIQRVEEGVIDESVPYDMNNPYGAYDRSKAEATLEVLNAAQTGLDAVVTCPTGVIGPYDFRGSMMGAVIHDAATARPTLYVDGAYDFVDVRDVAEGLISAAENGKRGESYILSGQKISVRYLLETVREITGRNFFQMKIPFDLAKFAAIFTPMYYQLAHETPRFTPYSLEVLKSNSNISHAKATRELGYHPRSLHESIRDAVKWFLDKR
- a CDS encoding MFS transporter, yielding MAASTRQPTGMTGFTIVWAGQLISVLASSMTQFALTIWAYQETGSATSLGIINTAFIVPFLLLSPIAGVMVDRHNRKLMMMVSDLTAVLATSGILILQAMGSLEIWHLYIAAVINGLGNTFQWPAYSAAISTMVPKDNYSRANGMMSLVESGPAVLAPIFAGVLLPIITLTGILVIDVATFFIAIIALTLVIVPQPEKTVEGQAGSGSIFKEALYGFKYIFARRGLLGLLIFFIVLNFVIGISISLFSPFILERTDQSSEMLGIVTSANAIGAVIGGLLIGLWGGFKKRMNSIFLGEALTGLFLLVIFGLGRSLPVWIIGVVIGGIFPIFTNGASQAIWQAKVAPDVQGRVFSARRMIAWSVGPITPIIAGLLADYVTEPMMLGDTWLANTFGWMVGTTPGSGMALQLVLTGILYIAVAVFTYLFVPHVRNLEAELPDHDQMKKAEAA
- a CDS encoding M48 family metallopeptidase, with protein sequence METTLDPERQKKAKEYARIRRRLWLVDTTFSAVYALAWLTFGWSISVRDWLASKTSNEWLLVALFVLIFGGIYSVLNFPLGYYSGFVLPHRFGQSNQSLKDWFVDQFKGLAIGAPIGLILLELLYLALRLTGEAWWLWAAGGLLLFNVLLSHLAPVVIMPFFNKYVPLGDEHKDLEDRLLDLARRANTKVKGVFKFDMSRRTKAANAALTGIGNTRRIILGDTLINEFTPDEIETVLAHELGHHVHKDIPFLIAFGTVMTALCFYLASLGMNWAVGSLGFSGVSDPAAMPALGLILGAFGLFTMPVDNAISRWRERMADDYALASTGRNEAFASAFTRLANQNLGEIDPEKWVVFMFYSHPPLGERIAKAKKFSA